A region from the Thermanaeromonas toyohensis ToBE genome encodes:
- a CDS encoding LuxR family transcriptional regulator — translation MPGLWPSEPLLQLQTLQDLLSEELGLCLVLVDEEGREVTLPSGLPLTCYHAESQGEDCRAELLNLIGRAKLNSEPVTRQCRQGLYCMAYQIRLNHEHKKLFLVAGRTPCLDILQKHSRLLIAIYSLPLCFSIHENIPEGSRVKNASGRVGYDLTSQEKRILSLIGAGLSNKDIAAKLYISESTVKTHVTHILQKLNLSNRTEAAIFAVENGLVVREHREKN, via the coding sequence GTGCCAGGCCTCTGGCCTTCAGAACCCCTACTACAACTACAAACACTACAGGATTTACTGTCTGAGGAGTTAGGCCTTTGCCTGGTTTTGGTGGACGAGGAAGGTAGAGAGGTTACGTTGCCTTCGGGTTTACCATTGACTTGTTATCACGCGGAAAGCCAAGGCGAGGATTGTCGTGCTGAGCTTTTAAACCTTATCGGACGGGCCAAGCTAAATAGTGAACCAGTCACCCGGCAGTGTCGCCAAGGGTTATATTGTATGGCATATCAAATTCGCTTAAATCATGAACATAAAAAGTTATTTTTGGTAGCCGGTCGTACCCCATGTTTAGACATTTTACAAAAACACTCAAGGTTGCTAATTGCTATTTATTCTCTGCCACTCTGTTTTAGTATTCACGAAAATATTCCTGAAGGCTCCCGAGTAAAAAACGCTTCCGGTCGCGTTGGTTATGACCTGACCAGCCAGGAAAAAAGGATTTTGTCTCTTATCGGGGCTGGCTTGTCTAATAAAGACATCGCGGCCAAGCTTTATATAAGTGAAAGTACAGTCAAAACCCATGTAACCCATATCTTACAAAAATTGAATCTCTCCAATCGTACAGAAGCAGCCATCTTTGCAGTGGAAAATGGGTTAGTGGTGAGGGAGCATCGTGAAAAGAATTAA